A genomic stretch from Sphingomonas sp. HDW15A includes:
- a CDS encoding NAD(P) transhydrogenase subunit alpha: MKVAILKEVAPETRVAAIPETVKKFAGLGMNVGVERGAGERASVADSDFEAAGAIVQDRAALVGDADVILCVGPPEPSSIAGAKPGALLVGALDPARRDDWIAAYRKAGLQPLAMERMPRITRAQSMDILSSQANLAGYKAVVDAASAYGRAFPMMMTAAGTISPAKLFVMGVGVAGLQAIATARRLGAQVSATDVRSATREQILSLGAKPIFVEGVAGIEGEGQGGYAGETSEEYRKAQAELVSSHIAKQDIVITTALIPGKPAPRLISAEQLRSMRSGSVVVDLAAEAGGNVEGVVAGEETVIDGVTVIGAVQLARSLAADSSALFSRNLANFLTAFWDKETKAVVLPDDDEIVAGIRLTESA; the protein is encoded by the coding sequence GTGAAGGTCGCAATCCTCAAGGAGGTCGCGCCGGAAACCCGGGTCGCGGCCATTCCCGAAACCGTGAAGAAATTTGCCGGTCTCGGGATGAATGTTGGCGTTGAGCGAGGGGCCGGCGAACGAGCTTCGGTTGCCGATTCTGACTTCGAAGCAGCGGGCGCGATCGTCCAGGACCGCGCTGCGCTCGTCGGCGATGCCGACGTTATCCTGTGCGTCGGACCTCCCGAGCCTTCGTCGATAGCCGGTGCCAAGCCGGGCGCTCTGCTCGTCGGCGCTCTGGATCCCGCCCGTCGCGACGACTGGATCGCGGCATACCGCAAGGCTGGACTTCAGCCTCTAGCGATGGAGCGAATGCCGCGGATCACCCGCGCGCAATCCATGGATATCCTTTCCAGCCAGGCGAATCTTGCCGGCTACAAGGCGGTCGTCGATGCCGCCTCGGCTTATGGCCGTGCCTTCCCGATGATGATGACCGCTGCAGGGACCATCAGCCCGGCTAAGTTGTTCGTCATGGGGGTCGGCGTCGCCGGACTTCAGGCGATTGCCACGGCACGCCGCCTGGGTGCCCAAGTCAGCGCGACCGACGTCCGCTCCGCGACCCGGGAGCAAATCCTCTCGCTCGGCGCTAAGCCGATTTTCGTCGAGGGCGTAGCGGGGATCGAGGGCGAGGGTCAGGGTGGTTATGCCGGCGAGACCAGCGAGGAATATCGCAAGGCCCAGGCCGAGCTCGTTTCCAGCCATATCGCCAAGCAGGATATCGTTATCACCACTGCCCTCATTCCGGGCAAGCCCGCGCCGCGCCTGATCAGCGCCGAGCAATTGCGTTCAATGCGCTCCGGAAGCGTCGTGGTCGATCTCGCGGCTGAAGCAGGGGGTAACGTCGAAGGCGTCGTTGCGGGTGAGGAGACGGTAATCGACGGAGTCACAGTGATAGGCGCTGTCCAGCTCGCCCGTAGCCTTGCCGCGGATTCGTCAGCTCTTTTCTCACGCAACCTGGCGAATTTCCTGACCGCCTTCTGGGACAAGGAAACGAAGGCAGTCGTGCTTCCTGATGATGACGAAATCGTCGCTGGAATTCGGCTCACCGAATCTGCCTGA
- a CDS encoding sigma-54 dependent transcriptional regulator, giving the protein MREELLRTLLLVDADHAERRALAATASRAGWSLTAADGQSALEILAGAQGREVRAVLVSGWDADTGPHLIAGLRSGRPELPVLVLANQESIPLAVAAMRAGASDFLVKPVAPERMLEALNSHRDRRRPTGELAPVSEKLATDLSLEELVGAAPDFRSALAVAAKSARNRLPILIVGEPGTGKETLARAIHSASLRAKGPLVTIDCKAVPQNIIDSTLFGHVAGAFPGAFSEKVGKLVEADGGTLLLDEIGTLPAETQALLDRALATGEVRPVGCNGSNSVDVRIIATSSTPLPEDFSPALKERVAAVSVTIPPLRERSTDIPALTRHLLERIAGQTGMKPLSVGNDALAILMRYGWPGNVRQLAGVLLRAALQCQDSSLGAEHFPHIAIQSRFSGRRSDRQPDLSQSSADAALGGPQLTLFRADGHLRSMEEIEADVIRLAIGHYRGRMTEVARRLGIGRSTLYRKLAELGIDTRG; this is encoded by the coding sequence ATGCGCGAAGAATTGCTCCGGACGCTGCTTCTAGTTGACGCAGACCATGCCGAACGACGCGCACTAGCGGCGACGGCCTCCCGCGCCGGATGGAGCCTCACCGCCGCCGACGGTCAGTCTGCGCTAGAGATTCTTGCCGGTGCGCAGGGTCGTGAAGTCCGCGCCGTCCTCGTTTCCGGATGGGATGCGGATACTGGGCCGCACCTGATCGCGGGATTGCGCTCGGGCCGTCCGGAGCTTCCGGTGCTGGTGCTCGCAAACCAGGAATCGATCCCTCTTGCGGTCGCTGCGATGCGCGCCGGAGCAAGCGATTTCCTGGTCAAGCCCGTAGCACCGGAACGGATGCTTGAAGCACTCAATTCGCACCGCGATCGCCGACGGCCAACGGGTGAGCTCGCACCGGTCTCCGAGAAGCTGGCGACGGACTTGTCGCTCGAGGAACTGGTGGGCGCAGCGCCCGATTTTCGGAGCGCGCTCGCCGTCGCCGCGAAAAGCGCACGTAACCGCTTGCCGATACTGATCGTTGGGGAGCCCGGTACCGGCAAGGAAACGCTGGCCCGCGCCATCCACTCGGCGAGCCTTCGTGCCAAGGGGCCGCTGGTGACGATCGATTGCAAGGCGGTGCCCCAGAACATCATCGATTCGACCCTTTTCGGGCATGTCGCGGGTGCTTTCCCGGGCGCGTTCAGCGAAAAGGTCGGAAAACTTGTCGAGGCCGACGGCGGCACCTTGCTTCTCGACGAAATCGGAACACTTCCGGCCGAGACCCAGGCGCTCCTGGACCGGGCCCTGGCAACCGGCGAAGTCCGGCCGGTAGGCTGCAACGGGTCCAACTCTGTCGACGTGCGGATCATCGCCACCTCGAGCACTCCACTGCCGGAGGACTTCAGCCCAGCGCTGAAGGAGCGCGTGGCCGCCGTTTCAGTCACGATCCCGCCCCTTCGCGAGCGTAGCACCGATATTCCCGCACTCACTCGACACCTGTTGGAACGCATAGCTGGTCAAACCGGAATGAAGCCGCTTAGCGTTGGCAATGACGCTCTTGCGATCCTCATGCGCTATGGCTGGCCGGGCAATGTTCGCCAGCTCGCTGGCGTCCTCCTGCGAGCAGCGCTGCAATGCCAGGACTCCTCGCTGGGCGCGGAGCATTTCCCGCATATCGCAATCCAGTCACGATTCAGCGGACGGCGCAGCGACCGCCAGCCGGATCTCAGCCAATCTAGTGCTGACGCGGCGCTCGGCGGGCCACAGCTGACCCTGTTCCGAGCCGACGGTCACCTTCGCAGCATGGAAGAGATCGAAGCCGACGTCATCCGTCTCGCCATTGGCCATTATCGCGGGCGAATGACGGAGGTTGCGCGGCGCCTGGGGATCGGGCGCTCGACCCTTTACCGCAAGCTTGCCGAACTGGGCATCGACACCCGCGGCTGA
- a CDS encoding NAD(P)(+) transhydrogenase (Re/Si-specific) subunit beta: MHEAAATPSWVLIAYLVAGICFILALRGLSSPSSSQGGNRLGMIGMVIAVATTLATHEIAGLLEIFVAIAIGGAIGLVTARRIAMTAMPQLVAAFHSLVGMAAVLVGAAAFLNPGAFGIVDANGDILQVSRVEMGLGVAIGAITFSGSVIAFLKLNGNMSGKPILLPLRHVINLGTLAAILGLIGYFTIDQSAWIFWTVAALSFLIGFLLIIPIGGADMPVVVSMLNSYSGWAAAAMGFTLHNTAMIITGALVGSSGAILSYIMCRAMNRSFISVIAGGFGGEAIASGGGEVIDRPYKRGSAEDAAFLMSQADKVIIVPGYGMAVAQAQHALREMADLLKKEGVDVKYAIHPVAGRMPGHMNVLLAEANVPYDEVFELEDINSEFAQADVAFVIGANDVTNPAAKTDKSSPIYGMPVLDVEKARTVLFIKRSMGGAGYAGVDNELFYRDNTMMLLSDAKKMVEEIVKALG, translated from the coding sequence ATGCACGAGGCCGCTGCGACCCCATCCTGGGTCCTGATCGCCTATCTCGTCGCGGGCATCTGCTTCATCCTCGCACTGCGCGGCTTGTCCAGCCCGTCGTCGAGCCAAGGCGGCAATCGTCTCGGCATGATCGGCATGGTCATTGCCGTCGCGACCACGTTGGCGACGCACGAGATAGCAGGCCTACTCGAGATTTTCGTGGCGATCGCCATCGGCGGCGCGATCGGCCTCGTCACCGCCCGGCGGATCGCGATGACGGCGATGCCGCAGCTCGTTGCCGCCTTTCATAGCCTCGTGGGCATGGCTGCGGTGCTTGTCGGTGCAGCCGCGTTCCTCAATCCGGGAGCATTCGGAATCGTCGATGCGAATGGCGACATTCTGCAGGTCAGCCGCGTCGAAATGGGCCTTGGCGTCGCAATCGGCGCAATCACGTTCAGCGGGTCGGTCATCGCCTTCCTGAAGCTCAACGGCAACATGAGCGGCAAGCCGATCCTCCTGCCGCTTCGGCACGTCATTAATCTCGGAACACTGGCCGCGATCCTCGGACTGATCGGCTATTTCACGATCGATCAGAGTGCGTGGATTTTCTGGACCGTCGCGGCACTATCGTTCCTAATCGGGTTTCTCCTCATCATCCCGATCGGCGGCGCCGACATGCCGGTCGTGGTCTCGATGCTCAACAGTTATTCGGGCTGGGCCGCGGCGGCGATGGGCTTCACGCTTCACAACACGGCGATGATCATCACCGGAGCATTGGTTGGAAGCTCGGGCGCCATCCTCAGCTACATCATGTGCCGGGCCATGAACCGCAGCTTCATATCGGTCATTGCCGGTGGCTTTGGCGGGGAGGCTATCGCTAGCGGCGGCGGAGAGGTTATCGATCGGCCCTATAAGCGTGGGTCCGCTGAGGATGCGGCCTTCCTTATGAGCCAGGCGGACAAGGTCATCATCGTCCCAGGCTACGGCATGGCGGTCGCCCAGGCCCAGCACGCCCTTCGGGAAATGGCAGACCTGCTCAAGAAGGAAGGGGTCGACGTCAAATATGCCATCCACCCCGTCGCCGGCCGAATGCCGGGGCACATGAACGTCCTGCTTGCCGAGGCTAATGTTCCCTATGACGAGGTATTCGAGCTGGAGGACATCAACAGCGAATTCGCGCAAGCCGATGTCGCTTTCGTGATCGGTGCCAACGATGTCACCAACCCTGCCGCGAAGACAGACAAGAGTTCGCCGATTTATGGCATGCCCGTGCTGGACGTCGAAAAGGCGCGCACCGTCCTGTTCATCAAGCGATCGATGGGCGGAGCCGGCTATGCCGGCGTCGATAACGAGCTCTTCTACCGCGACAACACGATGATGCTTCTCTCGGACGCGAAGAAAATGGTCGAAGAAATCGTCAAGGCGCTCGGCTAG
- a CDS encoding EAL domain-containing protein: MPNNPLNTPADSSRQHRKMLLWPLLFAILFGVIGAGEAPEDFLRMARNKLHPSAASGDIVLVRVDDKSLREVGDWPWPRSQQAKLFTEIERLGARHIGADLMYLGETRATEDRALAQAIADRGDVTVAVHTRDGQGAGKTRAQTMAPLLAGRVDVASISAEYNWQNVVWRLSRSDTYQGRRIPSLSSVLADRLEMKPGQYRIDYSIDPATVPTISASDVLKGRVSRDRIAGKMVAIGADSFAIGDQFSLPGWGKRGGVYQHVLGAETLRKGNPVDIGWLPSLLVAFAGTFLWLRRERASFLVLAAGALLALPVLLEHFLVFADVTPGLFLLAFVASRAAWRKSRQRGLENALTGLPNLTALGNEPTGQDRPLVAVRVHNYAEIVSTLDSEEERQFVEQVVQRLNVGNKDRTIYQGDEGIFAWFADKNTPFAQHLEALHALFRSPVRAGKIACDVSLSFGVELGSKRAITSRLGSALVAADEADAENLKWKFHDPARQQEAPWRLSLLSQLDEAIDNGEVWLAYQPKVDLQTRKTVGAEALARWTHPEKGPISPTEFVTAAEQSNRIQRLTDFVLEKAISAAAEINKRGHHFEIAVNLSARMLSDRSLPYRVNKYLKTHGLPADRLILELTETAAVTGSGNGIDLLVNMRDLGVKIAIDDYGTGLSTLDYLKKVPASELKIDQSFIKGMRDNRSDLIMVQSTITLAHSLGRTVVAEGVEDPGSLDQLKSMGCDQAQGFIVGRPMSFDEITRRLNTEKRRRAA; the protein is encoded by the coding sequence GTGCCGAATAACCCGCTGAATACTCCCGCGGATTCCAGCCGCCAGCACCGCAAGATGCTGCTGTGGCCATTGCTTTTCGCCATTCTGTTCGGAGTCATCGGCGCCGGCGAAGCGCCGGAAGACTTTCTTCGCATGGCTCGCAACAAGCTACACCCGAGCGCGGCAAGCGGCGATATCGTTTTAGTTCGAGTCGACGACAAAAGCCTCCGCGAGGTCGGAGACTGGCCATGGCCTCGCAGTCAGCAGGCGAAGCTGTTCACCGAGATCGAACGCCTGGGCGCACGCCACATCGGTGCCGACCTTATGTACCTCGGCGAAACGCGCGCGACCGAAGACCGCGCGCTCGCCCAGGCGATTGCGGATCGCGGTGACGTCACCGTTGCCGTTCATACCAGGGATGGGCAAGGCGCAGGCAAGACGCGCGCGCAAACCATGGCACCGTTGTTGGCGGGCAGAGTCGATGTTGCGTCCATCTCTGCCGAGTACAACTGGCAAAACGTTGTCTGGAGGCTGTCGCGGTCCGATACCTATCAAGGTCGGCGGATCCCTTCGCTTTCGTCAGTCCTCGCCGACCGCCTAGAAATGAAACCCGGCCAGTACCGGATCGACTACAGCATCGACCCGGCGACTGTTCCGACCATTAGCGCAAGTGATGTGCTGAAAGGCCGCGTGAGCCGGGACAGGATAGCCGGCAAGATGGTTGCAATCGGCGCCGACAGCTTCGCCATTGGCGACCAGTTCTCGCTTCCCGGATGGGGCAAGCGGGGCGGCGTATATCAGCACGTCCTTGGCGCAGAGACGTTGAGGAAAGGAAATCCGGTCGACATCGGATGGTTGCCCTCTCTACTTGTCGCGTTCGCCGGAACATTCCTGTGGCTGCGTCGCGAGCGCGCAAGCTTTCTCGTACTTGCCGCAGGCGCACTGCTCGCTCTACCCGTTCTTCTAGAGCATTTTCTTGTCTTCGCCGACGTTACGCCGGGCCTGTTCCTGTTGGCGTTCGTCGCGAGCCGGGCGGCATGGCGCAAGAGCCGCCAGCGCGGCCTCGAGAATGCGCTGACCGGCCTGCCTAATCTGACCGCACTAGGCAACGAGCCGACCGGGCAAGATCGGCCGCTGGTTGCTGTACGAGTGCACAACTACGCAGAGATCGTTTCGACCCTGGATTCCGAAGAGGAGCGTCAATTCGTCGAGCAGGTCGTCCAGCGCCTCAATGTCGGCAACAAGGATCGCACAATCTACCAGGGGGATGAAGGCATCTTCGCCTGGTTCGCCGACAAGAATACCCCGTTTGCACAGCACCTGGAGGCGCTCCACGCGCTGTTCCGTTCCCCGGTTCGGGCCGGCAAGATTGCCTGTGACGTTTCCTTGAGCTTCGGCGTCGAGCTCGGCAGCAAGCGCGCCATCACCAGCCGGCTGGGAAGCGCACTCGTCGCGGCTGACGAGGCGGATGCCGAGAACCTCAAGTGGAAATTCCATGATCCGGCACGACAGCAGGAAGCGCCTTGGCGGCTGTCTCTACTTTCTCAGCTGGATGAGGCAATCGATAACGGCGAAGTGTGGCTCGCCTATCAGCCGAAGGTCGATCTTCAAACCCGAAAGACCGTCGGCGCGGAGGCCCTCGCCCGCTGGACTCACCCGGAAAAAGGCCCGATCAGCCCGACCGAGTTTGTCACTGCTGCCGAGCAAAGCAACCGAATTCAAAGGCTTACGGATTTTGTGCTGGAAAAGGCGATCTCAGCAGCCGCGGAGATCAACAAGCGCGGTCACCATTTCGAGATTGCCGTGAACCTTTCCGCACGCATGCTGAGCGACCGGTCCCTGCCCTACCGGGTCAATAAATATCTGAAGACACACGGGCTTCCCGCGGATCGCCTGATCCTTGAGCTCACCGAGACAGCAGCAGTCACTGGAAGCGGCAACGGTATCGACCTGCTGGTCAACATGCGCGACCTTGGCGTGAAGATCGCCATAGACGATTACGGGACCGGCCTTTCGACGCTCGACTATCTGAAGAAGGTGCCCGCGAGCGAGCTCAAGATCGATCAGAGCTTCATCAAGGGGATGCGCGATAACCGGTCCGACCTCATCATGGTCCAGTCGACGATCACCCTCGCCCACTCCCTTGGCCGCACTGTCGTGGCCGAAGGGGTCGAGGATCCGGGAAGCCTGGACCAGCTCAAATCGATGGGCTGCGACCAGGCCCAGGGCTTCATCGTCGGGCGTCCGATGAGCTTCGACGAGATCACCCGCCGACTCAATACCGAGAAGCGCCGCCGCGCTGCCTGA
- a CDS encoding amino acid racemase, protein MRKLGIIGGTSWNSTALYYDHINREIARRLGGLSSARLAIESIDLAPYAALQNSGDLDEAERIIVNAGSCLKASGVEAILIASNTSNRFGSAVEKATGLPLLGIAEPTIARLNADGRRRVALLGTRYVVTEDFLSQQYESAGIEVVPCAADWIMTVDRIIFGELAKGIVRRDSQRALKTLLTELSRQKVDAVVLACTELVMAVDPRANVLPVYDTTEIHARSAVDWMLTPSEDARAAA, encoded by the coding sequence GTGAGAAAGCTCGGGATCATCGGCGGGACGAGCTGGAACTCGACCGCGCTTTATTACGACCACATAAACCGGGAAATCGCCCGTCGCCTCGGCGGACTATCCAGTGCTCGCCTGGCGATCGAAAGCATCGACCTGGCGCCATACGCTGCGCTTCAGAACAGCGGCGACCTCGACGAGGCAGAACGCATCATCGTCAACGCGGGATCCTGTCTTAAGGCGTCGGGAGTGGAGGCCATCCTCATCGCTTCGAACACCAGCAACCGCTTTGGGAGCGCGGTGGAGAAGGCAACAGGACTTCCGCTCCTGGGAATAGCCGAACCGACGATCGCAAGGCTTAATGCCGATGGCCGCCGCCGGGTCGCGCTTCTCGGCACCCGCTATGTCGTGACCGAGGATTTTCTCAGCCAGCAATACGAGTCCGCCGGGATCGAAGTGGTTCCTTGTGCCGCCGACTGGATCATGACCGTCGACCGTATCATTTTCGGCGAGCTGGCCAAGGGTATCGTACGCCGCGACAGTCAGCGCGCGCTCAAGACTTTGCTGACCGAGTTGTCGCGCCAAAAGGTCGATGCCGTCGTTCTTGCCTGCACCGAGCTGGTGATGGCGGTCGACCCGCGCGCCAACGTCCTGCCGGTGTACGATACGACGGAAATTCACGCCCGCTCCGCGGTCGACTGGATGCTCACGCCGTCGGAGGATGCCCGCGCCGCCGCGTGA
- a CDS encoding secondary thiamine-phosphate synthase enzyme YjbQ, with protein MRQSHYTLLVETHGKGLVDITAEVKRWVADQGMSDGLLTLFCRHTSASLLIQENAAPAARRDLEVYFERVAPENAGYEHDDEGSDDMPAHIRSALTPTSVTIPLLGGGLVLGTWQGIFLFEHRRSAHRRMVVLHLMGN; from the coding sequence ATGCGCCAATCGCATTACACGCTCCTCGTCGAAACGCACGGAAAGGGTCTCGTCGACATCACCGCGGAGGTGAAGCGATGGGTCGCCGACCAAGGAATGTCCGACGGCCTGCTAACCCTCTTTTGCCGCCACACGTCGGCGTCGCTCTTAATCCAAGAGAATGCGGCCCCCGCCGCCAGGCGTGATCTCGAAGTCTATTTCGAGCGGGTGGCTCCTGAAAATGCAGGCTACGAGCATGACGACGAAGGATCGGACGACATGCCGGCGCACATTCGTTCGGCACTTACCCCAACGAGCGTTACAATCCCCCTTCTTGGCGGCGGGCTTGTCCTCGGCACATGGCAGGGCATTTTCCTGTTCGAACATCGTCGCTCGGCGCATCGCCGCATGGTCGTGCTCCACCTCATGGGCAATTGA
- a CDS encoding site-specific DNA-methyltransferase — translation MAKRELPLDQILTGDCIAEMARLPDKCVDMIFADPPYNLQLGGDLIRPEGGKVDACDDDWDKFDSLTAYDDFTREWLEQARRILKDDGTIWVIGSYHNIYRVGALLQDADFWILNDIVWRKANPMPNFRGTRFTNAHETMLWCAKDEKARYTFNYRAMKALNDDLQMRSDWVLPICSGGERVKDEHGEKAHPTQKPEALLYRVLLACTKPGDVVLDPFFGTGTTGAVARRLGRRWIGIEREKSYVKVAMQRIESTLPLDESAMETVPDKRSQPRVAFGLLVESGMVPAGSTLMDSKRRWKASVRADGSLTCESHSGSIHKVGAALQGAPSCNGWTFWNIEKDGALVSLDTLRSAHLAGL, via the coding sequence ATTGCGAAGCGAGAGCTACCGCTCGACCAAATTTTGACCGGGGACTGCATCGCGGAAATGGCGCGCCTGCCCGACAAGTGCGTCGACATGATCTTCGCCGACCCGCCCTACAACCTGCAACTCGGCGGCGACCTCATTCGTCCCGAGGGCGGCAAGGTCGACGCCTGTGACGACGATTGGGACAAGTTCGATAGCCTCACGGCCTATGACGATTTCACGCGCGAATGGCTGGAGCAGGCGCGCCGAATACTGAAGGACGACGGCACGATCTGGGTGATCGGCAGCTACCACAACATCTACCGTGTCGGCGCACTGCTCCAGGACGCGGACTTCTGGATTCTCAATGACATCGTCTGGCGGAAAGCCAATCCGATGCCGAATTTCCGCGGCACTCGCTTCACCAACGCGCATGAAACGATGCTGTGGTGCGCCAAGGACGAGAAGGCGCGCTACACCTTCAACTACCGCGCGATGAAGGCGCTCAACGACGATTTGCAGATGCGCAGTGACTGGGTGCTTCCGATCTGCAGCGGCGGCGAGCGTGTGAAGGACGAGCATGGCGAGAAGGCGCATCCGACTCAAAAGCCGGAGGCCTTGCTCTACCGCGTGCTGCTGGCCTGCACCAAGCCTGGCGACGTTGTACTGGATCCTTTCTTCGGTACGGGCACGACCGGGGCCGTAGCCCGACGTCTTGGCCGGCGCTGGATCGGCATCGAGCGCGAGAAATCCTATGTGAAGGTCGCGATGCAGCGTATCGAGTCGACGCTTCCGCTCGACGAAAGTGCGATGGAGACTGTCCCTGACAAGCGCAGCCAGCCGCGAGTCGCATTCGGCCTCCTGGTAGAGAGCGGCATGGTTCCGGCCGGCTCGACCCTGATGGATTCCAAGCGGCGTTGGAAGGCGAGCGTCCGCGCAGATGGCTCACTCACTTGCGAGAGTCACTCGGGCTCCATCCACAAGGTCGGCGCCGCGCTCCAGGGCGCGCCGTCGTGTAACGGGTGGACATTCTGGAACATCGAGAAGGACGGGGCGCTCGTTTCGCTCGATACGCTTCGCTCGGCCCACCTCGCCGGCCTATAG
- the folP gene encoding dihydropteroate synthase: MRTLIRPTGFVDSPFGLDGKVARLAGGLNWFAQCELIHPDGARELVPVEGIESRLDGSMAADWQRLISPRGPLQLGERTIRLDQPQVMGIVNVTPDSFSDGGAYADSNEAAFAGADMTAAGAAILDVGGESTRPGAKAVWEGDEIERVLPVVRRLASGGNAVSIDTRKASVAEAALGGGAHLVNDVSAMTYDPRMTEVVAASEVPIILMHHQGEPQTMQEDPRYTNVLVEVFYWLEERIAAAESAGIARDRILVDPGIGFGKTVAHNLALLNGLALFHGLGCPIVLGASRKRMIGALSNEAPADQRLAGSIALALKAAEQGAQVIRVHDVPETVQALKVWRGLRDQALTPRIG, encoded by the coding sequence ATGCGCACGCTCATCCGGCCGACCGGCTTCGTCGATTCCCCGTTCGGCCTTGATGGCAAGGTCGCCCGCCTCGCCGGTGGGCTCAACTGGTTTGCACAATGCGAACTTATTCACCCCGATGGCGCGCGCGAGCTTGTCCCGGTCGAAGGCATAGAGAGCCGGCTCGATGGGTCCATGGCCGCCGATTGGCAAAGGCTTATCTCACCGCGCGGGCCGCTCCAGCTTGGCGAGCGGACAATCCGCCTCGACCAGCCGCAGGTGATGGGAATCGTCAACGTCACGCCGGACAGCTTTTCTGACGGTGGGGCCTACGCCGATTCTAACGAAGCAGCCTTCGCCGGCGCTGACATGACTGCCGCGGGCGCAGCGATCCTCGATGTCGGGGGAGAATCGACGCGTCCGGGCGCGAAAGCGGTTTGGGAAGGCGACGAGATCGAACGCGTTCTTCCCGTTGTCCGGCGGCTGGCCAGCGGCGGCAATGCCGTTTCGATCGACACCCGCAAGGCGTCAGTGGCAGAAGCCGCGCTCGGTGGCGGTGCGCATCTCGTCAACGATGTCTCGGCCATGACCTACGATCCGCGCATGACCGAGGTTGTGGCGGCATCTGAGGTCCCGATCATCCTGATGCATCACCAGGGCGAGCCGCAGACGATGCAGGAGGATCCCCGCTATACCAACGTGCTTGTCGAGGTATTTTATTGGCTGGAAGAGCGGATCGCAGCGGCTGAATCGGCCGGCATCGCCCGCGACCGCATTCTCGTCGATCCCGGAATCGGTTTCGGAAAGACCGTCGCCCACAATCTCGCGCTGTTGAACGGCCTGGCACTGTTTCACGGTCTCGGCTGCCCGATCGTTCTCGGTGCGAGCCGAAAGAGGATGATCGGTGCGCTCTCGAATGAGGCTCCTGCCGACCAGCGACTGGCCGGAAGCATCGCGCTGGCGCTCAAGGCCGCGGAGCAGGGCGCGCAGGTCATCCGTGTTCACGATGTCCCGGAAACGGTCCAGGCTCTCAAGGTTTGGCGTGGCCTGAGGGACCAAGCCCTGACGCCCCGGATTGGCTGA
- a CDS encoding aa3-type cytochrome c oxidase subunit IV → MAEVSSGEHGHDPNYPAHARNYEGFLTLLKWSMLVIAIVTAIVLLIIAN, encoded by the coding sequence ATGGCCGAAGTGTCGAGTGGCGAACATGGGCATGATCCGAACTATCCGGCGCACGCGCGGAATTACGAGGGATTCCTGACGCTGCTGAAGTGGTCGATGCTTGTCATCGCGATCGTAACTGCGATCGTCCTTCTTATCATCGCCAATTAG
- a CDS encoding NAD(P) transhydrogenase subunit alpha — protein sequence MDFISILSIFVLACFVGYFVVWSVTPALHTPLMSVTNAISSVIIVGALIASAAGDSPVSKWLGLAAVVMASVNIFGGFAVTHRMLAMYKKKDR from the coding sequence ATGGACTTCATCTCAATCCTGTCGATTTTCGTGTTGGCCTGTTTCGTCGGCTATTTCGTCGTCTGGTCGGTCACTCCGGCGCTCCACACTCCGCTTATGAGCGTCACAAATGCAATTTCCTCGGTGATCATCGTCGGAGCGCTCATTGCCTCCGCTGCCGGCGACAGCCCGGTCTCGAAATGGCTTGGCCTGGCCGCGGTGGTGATGGCCTCTGTGAACATATTTGGCGGCTTCGCCGTCACACACCGCATGCTGGCGATGTACAAGAAGAAGGATCGCTAG